TGCTGCCGCGCATCAAGGCCATCGCCCCGGGCGTGGAGGTGCTGGTTTTAACGGGCCACGCCTCGGTGGACATCGCGGCCGAAATGATCGCCGGCGGCGCGGCGGACTATCTGCTCAAACCGTGCCCCCTGGACGAACTGGTGGGGTGCGTGCGGGCGGTGTACGACCGCAAAAAGGCCGTGGGGGCGCGGTAAGAACGTGGTGGTTAGCTGGGATGGCCAGCACCCGACAGGGAGGCCACGAAAGAAAATGTGTCCGGAGGTTATCCAATAGGGAACTCAAGCCAAGGAGCTCCAAATGAAAGAGGTGACTGACCGTGTAGCGTGGGTTGGAGCCATTGATTGGGACAGGCGTCTTTTTGACTCCCTTGTCCCTTTGCCTGACGGAACCACCTATAACGCATACCTTGTGAGAGGGTCAGAGAAGACGGCGTTACTCGACACGGTGGATCCCCATTTTTCCGATACGCTTTTCTCTGCCCTGGATGGCGTTTCCCAGATTGACTATGTCGTTTCGCATCACGCCGAGCAAGATCATTCGGGGACGATCCCCCTGATCCTCTCCCGCTTTCCCAAAGCCAAAGTTGTCGTCACAGCCAAGGCAAAGAGAATGCTCATGGATCTGCTGCCGATACCTGAAGAGGCTTTCCTCGTTGTCGCAGATGGAGACAGCCTGTCCCTTGGCGACAGAACGCTCACGTTCATCCATACGCCGTGGGTGCATTG
Above is a genomic segment from Desulfolutivibrio sulfodismutans DSM 3696 containing:
- a CDS encoding response regulator; protein product: MPDPIRVLVVDDEDRFRTTLVKLLGAQGLTAEAASGGEQALAMLAEKPFDVVLLDVKMPGESGQEVLPRIKAIAPGVEVLVLTGHASVDIAAEMIAGGAADYLLKPCPLDELVGCVRAVYDRKKAVGAR